Proteins found in one Etheostoma spectabile isolate EspeVRDwgs_2016 chromosome 14, UIUC_Espe_1.0, whole genome shotgun sequence genomic segment:
- the LOC116701537 gene encoding transcription and mRNA export factor ENY2-2, whose translation MSKDSQMRAAINQKLIEMGERERLKELLRAKLVECGWKDQLKAQCKDVIKEKGLEHVTVEDLVTEVTPKGRALVPDSVKKELLQRIRAFLAQHATL comes from the exons ATGAGCAAAGACTCCCAGATGAGGGCGGCAATAAACCAAAAGCTGATAGAAATGGGGGAACGGGAGCG GTTGAAAGAATTGCTCAGGGCTAAGCTGGTGGAGTGTGGATGGAAGGATCAGCTGAAAGCACAGTGCAaag ATGTCATCAAAGAAAAGGGTCTGGAGCATGTTACAGTGGAGGACCTGGTCACAGAAGTCACACCAAAAGGCAGAG CACTTGTGCCAGACAGTGTGAAGAAAGAGCTCCTGCAGAGAATCAGAGCTTTTCTAGCTCAACACGCAACCTTGTGA